The following DNA comes from Weissella koreensis KACC 15510.
TGTTTAGTTTGAGTTTGTGTAGCTGCACTAATTGGCATGCTAGTTGCTCCAAGCAAGACTGTCCCAATGATCAATGAACTAGTTAATTTTATAAATTTCATCTTTTTCCTCCATGCAACTTGATAGTCACGTGATTCTTACCTATTAATTTATAGTAACCTAATTGAAATATATTTGCAACATTTACGAATAATATAAAATATATTTGGGTTATCATTTTAACATTTAATTTTAAATAGTTAAAATATATATACAAAAACAGGCTGTCAAATTTGACAGCCTGCTTATTTTAAATTTTACCAAAAATGGTAATCTTTAAATTTAAATTAGATAGTTTGGATAGTCATCAAGTTAGTTGATCCAGCTTCAGCAGCTACACCAGCAACAACGATGATTGAATCACCCTTTTGGGCCAAACCTTGCTCAACAGCAGCCTTCTTTGATGCTTCGATAATAGCATCAGTGTTAGCTGGAGTTTCAGCAATAACTGGTTGAACTCCCCAGTAAACTTTCAAAGCACGTTCAACGCGTTCGTCATAAGTCAATGCCAAGATGTCTGCATTTGGACGATACTTTGAGATCAACTTAGCAGTGTAACCTGACTTAGTTGAGGCAACGATAGCCTTGATATCCAACTTGCTTGCTGCTTCAGCAACAGCAGCAGCGATTGATTCAGTGTTATCATCTGAAGTTACAAAGTTGTTAACATGACGACCATTCAATGCCAAAGCAGTTTCTGCCTTTTCATCGATACGAGCCATAGTTTGAACAGCTTCAACTGGGTAATCACCATTAGCTGATTCTCCAGAAAGCATAGTTGCATCTGTACCGTCAAAGACAGCATTGGCAACGTCAGAAGCTTCGGCACGTGTAGGACGTGGGTTTTCTTGCATTGAATCCAACATGTCAGTAGCAGTAATAACTGGCTTACCAGCAGCGTTCATCTTACGGATCAAATCCTTTTGTACCAATGGTACATTTTCGGCAGGAATTTCAACTCCCATGTCTCCACGAGCAACCATTAATCCATCTGAAACTTCCAAGATAGCATCGAAGTTATCGATACCTTCTTGTGATTCGATCTTAGGGAAGATCATAACGTCTTCTTTTCCGGCTTCCTTCAACAAAGCGCGGATATCGTTAACGTCTTCAGGCTTACGAACGAATGAAGCAGCGATAAAGTTGATATCATGTTGCAAACCGAAACGGATATCATCAGCATCCTTTTCAGTAATTCCAGGTAAGTTAATTGAAACACCAGGGGCGTTAACACCCTTACGTGATCCCAACAAACCATGGTTTTGAACAGTTGTGATCAATTCTTTGTTAGCTTCGTCCTTGTCAGTGATCAAGAAGTCAAGCTTCCCGTCATCAAACAAAACGTGTCCGCCAACCAAAACGTCATCAAACAAACCAGGATAAGTTACAGCAACCTTTTCCTTAGTTCCTTCTAATGAATCATCCATTGAGATACGAACAACATCCCCGATGTTGAATTCGATCTTATTAGTTGATTGAACCGTAGTACGGATCTCGGCACCCTTGGTATCAAGCAAAAATCCAACTTTAATTCCAGTAAGCTTTTCAGCTTCGTGGACAGCATTCATACGTCCCAAATGTTCTTCGTGATCTCCATGTGAGAAGTTGAAGCGCACAACGTTTGCTCCACCTTGAATCAATTTAGAAATTGTCTCGACATCGCTTGAGGCGGGGCCAAGAGTTGATACGATTTTAGTCTTCTTCATTGTAAGAAAAATCTCCTTTTGTTAACTAGGTTCTATTACTTAATTCTTCTATATTTTAACCGTTTTAGATTTAATTGTAAAATCAATTTACACCCTATAATTTGCATTAAAACTGTTTTTTGCGGTTATGTGACATTAAACACAAAACCCTAAAAATTAATGCAATTCTAAGAAAGCGATTACATTTACATTAGATCAACACTTGTCTAGAATCATTTTACTATAATTATACGAATATATATTTTATATGAACAAATATTACATTTATGTTGTATTTACATTACAATGATTAATATTTCTTAAAATGATCTAAAAGATCATTCAAATGTAATCGTTCTTTATCCTGATCACGTGCCTCAAATTCAATTCGACCAGCATTAATAATAATTAACCGATTCCCAAAATTCAAAGCATCTTCTAAATTATGAGTTATCATCAATGCAGTTAATTGGTCTACATGAATTCGTTCATTTGTGACTTTTAATAATTGTGCACTAGTTTTTGGATCTAAGGCAGCTGTATGCTCATCTAACAATAATAGCGCTGGTTTTGTAATAGTTGCCATTACAAAGCTTAACGCTTGACGTTGACCACCAGAAAGTTGACCAGTCGCCACATCCAACCGTTGTCCTAATCCATTTCCCATTTGATCAACTAGAGTTTTAAATTGATCTTTTTTAGCCTTCGTTAACTTTCTTGAAACAAGCCGATGACGTTTTCCTCTTCGAGCTGATAACAATAAATTTTCAGCCACAGTCATCCGTGGAGCAGTTCCCATTTTAGGGTCTTGAAAGACTCGAGAAATTAAATGTGTTCGTTTAATCTCATTTAATTTAGTAACATCTTGCCCATTAATTAAAACTTGTCCGGACGACAAAGGCAAAGACCCCGCAATAACATTTAAAAAGGTTGATTTACCGGCTCCATTTGAGCCCAGTACGGTTACAAAATCACCGGCCTGCATTACAAAATTAACATGATCTAAAATTGTTTTTTCATTGGGTGTCCCCTGATTTACGATCACAGTGGCATCAATTAATTCTAAAATAGGTGAACTTGATTCTGTCATTCCTTTGATCCTTTCATATTAAATAGTGTTGCCAAATGCAATGACTGTCGCAATTTAGGTAATAGTAATGCTAATCCTAAAATAATAGCGCTAAATAAATTTAAATCATTCGCATCAAAACCTAATGCCAAGACAGCTACCAAAACAAAACGATACAAAATAGATCCGATCACCACCGTCACCAAACGTTCCATTAAGGTTAACTGATCTGTATAAACAACTTCACCAATAATAATGGATGCTAAAGCTACAACAATAATTCCAATTCCCATGTTCACGTCAGCAAACCCATTATTTTGCGCCACTAGAGCGCCCCCTAATGCAATTAAAGCATTAGAAATAATTAATCCAAGGGTAATCATTGCATCCGAATCAATTCCCATTGCTCGGGCCATATTTTGATTATCTCCTGTTGCGATGAAAGCTTGTCCTAATTCAGTTTGTAAAAACCAAGCTACACTAGCAACAACCACTATTGTAATAATCAAACCCACTACAATCGTAGAAAAATTACTAGGTAGCCAATTAAATAGTGAGTTATTAAAGAGTGTTTTGACCCCTAATAATGACTTATTTGCCTGACCCATAATTCTTAAATTAATCGAATAAGTGGCCGTCATAGTCAAAATTCCAGCCAATAAAATTGGGATTTGACCTTTTGTGTACAACAATCCCGTTACTAATCCGGCGACACCACCAATAATACCGGCAATTATAATAGTCAAAAATGGATTAACCCCTTGCGCTACTAATGTAACCGAAACTGCAGCCCCTAGCGGAAAAGTCCCCTCCACTGTCATATCTGGGAAATTTAAAATACGAAATGATAAATATAGACCAATTCCCAACAAGGACCAGATAATTCCTTGCCCAATCGCTGATACAATTACTCCCATGTGCTTACTCCTTTGAGTTAATAATTTTTGCTTTTTGCATTAATTCATTAGGAATTGATATCCCTAATTTTTCGGCTTGTTTTTGATTAATCACCAAATGTCCTTGTTGCATAAATTCAACCGATTGATCTTGTACTGACTTACCAGACAAGATCCGTCCAATCATACGTCCTGTTTTAATTCCAATTTCTTTCTGATTGATTGCTTCAGCAGCAAGTCCACCTTGTTGTACCATCGTATCAACCGTTGGAAAAACAGGAACTTTAGCAGCATTAGTATTTTTAATGACCGTATTCATAGCTCCTGCAATATTATTATCAGTGGGAATAAACAATGCATCAGCTTGATGATTACTAATCAATTGTAAAACCGTTTGATTAATATCATTTGAAGATGCAACTGAAGCCACTTTAGTTGCCAATCCCTTTTGTTGAGCTAATTTTTGAAATTTATGTGCCTCAATGGTTGCCGAATCATCTGAGGAGGTATATAAAACTCCCACAGTATTCAAATTAGGTAGTATTTTTTTCATCATTTCAATTTGATCGGATAACGGTGCCTGATCTGAAACCCCAGTCACATTCCCCGTGGGATGGTCATAATTTGTTACTAATTTGGACCCAATGGGATTGGTAGACCCCGCAAATATAACCGGTTGTTTTTGTATTGTATTCGCTAAACTAATCGCAGCAGGTGTCGCAATTCCAACCGCTAAATCAACTTTTTTACTAGCAAAACGAGTCGACATGGTTTTTAAGTTCGACTGATCGCCTTGTGCATTTTGAAAATCTATTTTAATATTTTTCCCATCCTGATAACCTTCGTCAGCTAGCCCCTCTTCAATCCCTGTATAAATTTGGTGTAATGCTGGATGTGTCATAAATTGCAAAACTCCTAAAGTTGGAATTGTTTTTTTAGTATCGGCCTTATAATGTTCTTGAATGGCCGTTCCTCCTAAGAAAAGAGCCAAGCCTAATATTGTTAATTTAATTTTTATATTCATAATTTAATCCATTCCTCATGTTAAATTCCAAAAAAAAATCTACCTAGGCAAACAAACCCAGGTAGATTTCCTCATTTTTTGAGAAATACATTCCACGGATTCGGTTGCACTAGAAAAGTGCACGTCCGAATCCGCAAAATAATGCAATTCGGTCGCGTTAGAAACGCCACCAACTATTTGATTGTAAACTATTAAAATGCATTTTATTTCTCCATCTACTAATTAATAATATTTATTTTATCAAAATTAAATTACAAAGACAAGTGATCATTTTTAATTGAAAATTTGTTTAGCCATCTTAACTAACTGCTTATTGTTTAAAATCAGATAACTAATAATAACTTCAATTGGCCACATGACAAGGCTTTTAAGAGCCCGCGCCCACACAATTGGTGAATTTAAAGCGGCTTGAATAGAATGGACCGGAATAAAGTTATACATTCCCAATAAAGCCGTATTAAGAATCACATTCGCCAATAGTAGTTGTAATCCAATCGCAATCGTCAAACGCCACCATGATAGATATTCCCGCTGATAATAAGCATATCCAAAGATAAATGCGGATAGCAATTTAACTAAGGCAAAGGCAATAATATATGGCTGACCTCCTAATAAATTAGTCAAAAAATCAATCAAAAACGCCACTGGTAAGCCCCACATTGGCCCATACCATTTAGCAATTAGCCCACCGGTAATAAAAGTAAAACCGATTTGAAAAAACGAATTTCCAATAGTAAATCGGGAAATAATAATATCAAGAGCCATTAAGACTCCTAATAATGCCAACGTTTGGGTCCGCAACCTGGGTGCCCGAAAATATTCTAATGTCTTCATTTGAAAACACCTCCTTAATTAATGGAGGGTTTCACTGATGTCAGTGAATGCGAAACCTACATCGCAAACTTATTCTTTAATAACTCCAAAGAGCTTTTGAATAAATTTTTCAATCACAACCCACATTCCGTTTTTGTGATCCTTAACGCATAGACTTCTACCCTGTGAAATTCATTATCTGAACTCAATTTTTAATTATAGTCTTTCCTAGTCATTGTGTACATAGAAAAGGTAGTGCTCTTTATTTTAATTTCAGTTAAGCAAAGCATTATAAATAAACTAAAATATAAAAGGGCTGGGACAAAAATTGTCCCAGCCCTTTTATAAAACATGTACCAAAATTCAAAAAGCCTAATTTAAATAGCTTTATTTTGTAATATTCCAAAATAAGATGTGTTAAAATTCATAAATTATGACATTCTATATAATCAGATTTGTTGTATTAATGTTAGTTTTGTCCTTGAGCTTGTGCCAAAGCAGCTTGCTGTTTTTGCATTGCAGCTAACTTTTTAGCCGTTGCTTGAGCTTCCTCAGGAGTCATTGCTTTCCAACCATTCTTAGGAACGGTAACAATAGCTTCCTTCTTTTGTAAGATACCATCCATACCTGCAAAGTTAAACAATAGCTTTGCTAGGTCTGAATCCCAACGCCAACGAGTTTCTTTAATTGTAACTGTGGCTTGATCAGTATCCTTCACTTGGTACTTAGCAGTACTGTGAATAAAACTATTGATCTTCTTTTGGTTTGGTACAAAGTGTGCTGATGCTTCTTTATCGTTTTCATGATCACGATAAATAAACACATAATCGTCAGCTTTAGTTCCAATTTGCTTGGTAATAACCAACTTAACTGGTGACTCTGCTGGTCCAGCTGAGTAAATCTTTTTAGTTGTTGTAGTTGTAACTTTCTTCATTCCCCAGTGTTGATGGAAATTCAATGTAGTTAAGGCCACAGCACCAATTAACAAGATGATACCAATAAGACCGAATACCAAACGAGCCATTGGCTTTTTTAATACAACAAATGCATAAAATACAAATATTGCTAAAATAATTAAAATGAAAATCATCATAATTACTTCACCCCTTTCGTATAGTCTACATCAATATCTTTCTTTTCGTGCTTTCCAGCTAAGAAATTAGCAACAATAAATCCAGCGATCGCAAACATCATTCCAATTCCAAATGAAACATGGAATCCCTGAAGAGAAGCGTCAGCCATCTTAGATGCATACTGAATTGGATTTTCAGTCATAAGATGATGAGCTGGAGTATTATTGTTAATAATATTTTGAGTAACTGAAGTCAAAAGTGCAACAACTACCGCTGAAGCAACTTGACGTGCCGTATTATTGGCTGCAGTTCCATCGGCAGCATCTTTAACTGGTAATGCTGACATAGCTGATGCTGTCAAAGGCATCATAACCATGGCGATTCCGAACATACGTAGAGCATACAAAACAGTTACATAGTGAATTGGTGTATCAATTCCCAAGAAGATGAATGGGAAGGTTGCGATCGTTAAGATAGCAAATCCGATTCGTGACAAACGCTTTGCCCCAACCTTGTCGTAAGCAATTCCAGAAATTGGTGACATAAGTCCCATCATCAAAGCTCCTGGTAACAAGGCTAATCCTGAATCCAATGGTGAAAGTCCGTGCACATTTTGCATGTACAAAGGCAACATCATTTCAACACCCATCATCGCCATCATTGCTAAGGCAACCAAAATGGTTGTAATTGTAAATTGCTTATTCTTAAAGACCCGCACATTCAAGAATGGTCGGTCCAACTTCAATTGGCGATAACCAAATAATAGAATAAAGGCAATCCCTATAACGATTGGTAAGATAACATTCATCATGTCACCCCATCCATCAGTGGCAACATTAGTGAAGCCCCAAAGGAATGAACCAAATCCAATTGTAGAAAGAATTAATGATAACCATTCTAGATTAGCTTTACGATTAGGAATAACGTCCTTAAAGAAGAAAAGTCCTAAGACAATTGAAATTCCCAAAACAATCATTGGGAATACGAAGATTGAACGCCATGAATCACTTAACGTCAATCCTAAGATGACGTGGTCTTTTTCCAAAATCCAACCTGAAAGGGTTGGGCCAATGGCTGGTGCCATTCCAACGACCAGGCCACTCAATCCCATAGCAATTCCACGTTGCTTTTCAGGGAAAATATTAACCATTACCAATTGCATCAAGGGCATGGTAATTCCAACTGACAGAGCTTGTAATGCTCGTCCAGCGATGAATAATGGCCAAAATTCAGACTTGGCTGGAGTAACAGCAGTTAACAACATTCCTAAAAATAGTAGGATATATGCTACTTCGTACAACCACTTAGTTCGAAAGCGGGTCATTAAGTAAGCTGACACAGGAATCATAATTCCGTTCACTAACAAGAACCAAGTTGTGGCCTGTTGTGCAGTTGCCATTGAAATATCAAAGTCCTTCATTAAAGTTGGAATTGCTGTTCCTAATGACGTTTGGTTTAACGTACCGGCGAAAGTTGCGAATAAAATAATAAGTACTAATGCAACACGCGAATACGGCTTACCATGAATATCTAATGCTTTTGTTTGATCAGTTTCCATTTTTTCCTCCTTAACATCTCGATAGATGTTTTAATCATGTTGACTATTGTAAAGTTTCTTAACAAAAAAATCAACATATTTTATTTGACTTTTTTTGTGCAAACGATACCAAGTTAAACAGCTAGCCATTAAAAATTTCAAATTAAAAAGTCCAAAACAAAAATGTTTCAGACTTTTTTATAAGTTTTTATAGGTTAGATCGAGAACATTTAAAATTAATAAGCTTCACCAACGATAACACCGTTAACATAACCAAAACCAACATGAGTATATGAAGAATTCATTTCCCAATTACGATGACCATTAGCTGCCCCAACCATGTTAGTTTCATTATACCAAGCTGAAACAACCGTTGATCCAGCTCCAAATCCAATAGCAATAACTTCACCCTGTGTATGGAAGTGATCAGAAGGAATTCCTGAAGCGGCAACAATTGCAGCTCGTCCTTGAGCCTTAGCTGCCAAACCTGAATCCCAATTCAACTTACTCAAACCAGCACTAGCACGCATAGCGTTCAAGGCTGCCAAAGTTGCATCATTTGATGAAACTGCAGTTGAAGCAGTACTATTGGCTACATTAGCTTTTTGATTTGTAGCAGTTGAACGACTGGTTTTGCTGCTAGCTGCACTAGTAGAACTTGCTTGCTCACTGCTATCAGCATTAACTGATTCATCTTTTGCTTCAGCTGTATCGTCCCCAGATAATTTCAATTGTGATCCATTGATAATTACACTTGAACTATTCAAGTTATTGTATTTTTGTAAATCATCCGTTGAAACACCAGTAACATCAGAGATTGATGATAACGTATCTCCAGCTTGGACAGTATACATTGGTGTATTTTTAGCTTCATCTGCATTTTTTTGAACATCATCAACTGATGCATCCCGGAAAGTTTTAGTAGCTTGATCAGCAGAAGCATGCCCCCCCATAAATGGGATTGCTGAAGCGGCAGCTGCGATTGCGGTTCCAATAATTTTCTTCGTATTACTCATATTAATTAATCTCTCACCTTCACTTATTTTTATAATTTTTATTTGTATTTACATTAGCCTTAAACAATATAACAAAAATACGTAACGAGAATATTACGAACAATCGAAATATTACATCTATTTCTTTACAAAACCTTTAAGTAGACCATTTTTATGCCAAATACATCCCTAAAATTAAAATCGGCAACCCTAAAATAAACATAATCCCAGTTTTAAGCAAAACTAAGTCAATCTGTTTTCTATTATCTTGATTCAACGATTGTGCTAATTCATTCATGGGTGTCGAAAAAGTTGAAAAGCCTCCCATAATCCCTGATGTGACTAAGGTATGCCATGGATAAGATAGGCTTAATCCACTTAAATATCCCATCCCAAAAGCCGCTAATAAATTAATTATCACAACCATCCAACTATTTGAAAGAATACTTACTTTCGTTAACCGATCTAGCATATAAAAACGTAACATTGATCCAATTGCCGCACCCATTCCAACTATTAATATTTTTAGAATCATTTTTGAATAACCTTTCCCCCAGCCCACTCAGCTGCATAGACCATCAAAACACCGCCGATGATACTAATAGAACAATAAAGGAGCGCTGGAAAAATCGTTAATTTGGTTAATTCTAACATTAACGTAGAATAAGTTGTATAGGCTCCCATAATACCAACAAAAATAAAATCACTTTGAATTTGATTTAATAAGCTTAACTTTTTGATTAAAATTTCCGTTAGTAAAACTGTCAAAAATGTTCCCGTTAAATTAATCACAAGAGTTCCTAACGGATTCATATTCTGAAAAATTATTTCTACACTTT
Coding sequences within:
- a CDS encoding fluoride efflux transporter FluC, with the translated sequence MILKILIVGMGAAIGSMLRFYMLDRLTKVSILSNSWMVVIINLLAAFGMGYLSGLSLSYPWHTLVTSGIMGGFSTFSTPMNELAQSLNQDNRKQIDLVLLKTGIMFILGLPILILGMYLA
- a CDS encoding ABC transporter ATP-binding protein, which translates into the protein MTESSSPILELIDATVIVNQGTPNEKTILDHVNFVMQAGDFVTVLGSNGAGKSTFLNVIAGSLPLSSGQVLINGQDVTKLNEIKRTHLISRVFQDPKMGTAPRMTVAENLLLSARRGKRHRLVSRKLTKAKKDQFKTLVDQMGNGLGQRLDVATGQLSGGQRQALSFVMATITKPALLLLDEHTAALDPKTSAQLLKVTNERIHVDQLTALMITHNLEDALNFGNRLIIINAGRIEFEARDQDKERLHLNDLLDHFKKY
- a CDS encoding CAP domain-containing protein, whose protein sequence is MSNTKKIIGTAIAAAASAIPFMGGHASADQATKTFRDASVDDVQKNADEAKNTPMYTVQAGDTLSSISDVTGVSTDDLQKYNNLNSSSVIINGSQLKLSGDDTAEAKDESVNADSSEQASSTSAASSKTSRSTATNQKANVANSTASTAVSSNDATLAALNAMRASAGLSKLNWDSGLAAKAQGRAAIVAASGIPSDHFHTQGEVIAIGFGAGSTVVSAWYNETNMVGAANGHRNWEMNSSYTHVGFGYVNGVIVGEAY
- a CDS encoding MDR family MFS transporter, whose amino-acid sequence is METDQTKALDIHGKPYSRVALVLIILFATFAGTLNQTSLGTAIPTLMKDFDISMATAQQATTWFLLVNGIMIPVSAYLMTRFRTKWLYEVAYILLFLGMLLTAVTPAKSEFWPLFIAGRALQALSVGITMPLMQLVMVNIFPEKQRGIAMGLSGLVVGMAPAIGPTLSGWILEKDHVILGLTLSDSWRSIFVFPMIVLGISIVLGLFFFKDVIPNRKANLEWLSLILSTIGFGSFLWGFTNVATDGWGDMMNVILPIVIGIAFILLFGYRQLKLDRPFLNVRVFKNKQFTITTILVALAMMAMMGVEMMLPLYMQNVHGLSPLDSGLALLPGALMMGLMSPISGIAYDKVGAKRLSRIGFAILTIATFPFIFLGIDTPIHYVTVLYALRMFGIAMVMMPLTASAMSALPVKDAADGTAANNTARQVASAVVVALLTSVTQNIINNNTPAHHLMTENPIQYASKMADASLQGFHVSFGIGMMFAIAGFIVANFLAGKHEKKDIDVDYTKGVK
- a CDS encoding folate family ECF transporter S component, producing MKTLEYFRAPRLRTQTLALLGVLMALDIIISRFTIGNSFFQIGFTFITGGLIAKWYGPMWGLPVAFLIDFLTNLLGGQPYIIAFALVKLLSAFIFGYAYYQREYLSWWRLTIAIGLQLLLANVILNTALLGMYNFIPVHSIQAALNSPIVWARALKSLVMWPIEVIISYLILNNKQLVKMAKQIFN
- a CDS encoding DUF4811 domain-containing protein; the protein is MMIFILIILAIFVFYAFVVLKKPMARLVFGLIGIILLIGAVALTTLNFHQHWGMKKVTTTTTKKIYSAGPAESPVKLVITKQIGTKADDYVFIYRDHENDKEASAHFVPNQKKINSFIHSTAKYQVKDTDQATVTIKETRWRWDSDLAKLLFNFAGMDGILQKKEAIVTVPKNGWKAMTPEEAQATAKKLAAMQKQQAALAQAQGQN
- the trpX gene encoding tryptophan ABC transporter substrate-binding protein, coding for MNIKIKLTILGLALFLGGTAIQEHYKADTKKTIPTLGVLQFMTHPALHQIYTGIEEGLADEGYQDGKNIKIDFQNAQGDQSNLKTMSTRFASKKVDLAVGIATPAAISLANTIQKQPVIFAGSTNPIGSKLVTNYDHPTGNVTGVSDQAPLSDQIEMMKKILPNLNTVGVLYTSSDDSATIEAHKFQKLAQQKGLATKVASVASSNDINQTVLQLISNHQADALFIPTDNNIAGAMNTVIKNTNAAKVPVFPTVDTMVQQGGLAAEAINQKEIGIKTGRMIGRILSGKSVQDQSVEFMQQGHLVINQKQAEKLGISIPNELMQKAKIINSKE
- the pyk gene encoding pyruvate kinase, whose translation is MKKTKIVSTLGPASSDVETISKLIQGGANVVRFNFSHGDHEEHLGRMNAVHEAEKLTGIKVGFLLDTKGAEIRTTVQSTNKIEFNIGDVVRISMDDSLEGTKEKVAVTYPGLFDDVLVGGHVLFDDGKLDFLITDKDEANKELITTVQNHGLLGSRKGVNAPGVSINLPGITEKDADDIRFGLQHDINFIAASFVRKPEDVNDIRALLKEAGKEDVMIFPKIESQEGIDNFDAILEVSDGLMVARGDMGVEIPAENVPLVQKDLIRKMNAAGKPVITATDMLDSMQENPRPTRAEASDVANAVFDGTDATMLSGESANGDYPVEAVQTMARIDEKAETALALNGRHVNNFVTSDDNTESIAAAVAEAASKLDIKAIVASTKSGYTAKLISKYRPNADILALTYDERVERALKVYWGVQPVIAETPANTDAIIEASKKAAVEQGLAQKGDSIIVVAGVAAEAGSTNLMTIQTI
- a CDS encoding fluoride efflux transporter FluC, which produces MKQDQNHWLGQIAMIGVGGFIGGALRESVEIIFQNMNPLGTLVINLTGTFLTVLLTEILIKKLSLLNQIQSDFIFVGIMGAYTTYSTLMLELTKLTIFPALLYCSISIIGGVLMVYAAEWAGGKVIQK
- a CDS encoding ABC transporter permease, with translation MGVIVSAIGQGIIWSLLGIGLYLSFRILNFPDMTVEGTFPLGAAVSVTLVAQGVNPFLTIIIAGIIGGVAGLVTGLLYTKGQIPILLAGILTMTATYSINLRIMGQANKSLLGVKTLFNNSLFNWLPSNFSTIVVGLIITIVVVASVAWFLQTELGQAFIATGDNQNMARAMGIDSDAMITLGLIISNALIALGGALVAQNNGFADVNMGIGIIVVALASIIIGEVVYTDQLTLMERLVTVVIGSILYRFVLVAVLALGFDANDLNLFSAIILGLALLLPKLRQSLHLATLFNMKGSKE